One genomic region from Myxocyprinus asiaticus isolate MX2 ecotype Aquarium Trade chromosome 27, UBuf_Myxa_2, whole genome shotgun sequence encodes:
- the LOC127418250 gene encoding protocadherin-1-like isoform X3 — MFQSASAMWSQWSAMLVWIVLLLCCSASVVNTIIYQVTEEQPPNTLIGSLASDQGLPDTGHLYKLEVGTPFLRVDGKTGDIYTTETPIDRETLKDCRNLFEGDPCFLEFEVSITDLMKGTGPRLIEGRIEILDENDNTPQFSSPVLTLSIPENTHVGALFAIPVASDKDSGSNGIADYALTTGPEAANLFSLQVAQDSDEKLPQLIVLGNLDREQRDSYDLNLKVVDGGSPPRQSSALLRITIADANDNVPKFEKSHYEGELPENSPVGHSVLQVKANDSDMGPNGEVTYSIHQASPAVQRLLSIDRNTGMIFVKGLVDREEIGMLKFYVQAKDNGPQSKSSKALVTITVKDQNDNAPSIRIRGIGLVTHEDGVANISEDMPVGTAVALVEVSDRDEGENAVVTCVVAGDVPFQLRSASETGNDRKRKYFLQTTTLLDYERIKDYRIEIVAVDSGNPALSSTNSLKVQVTDMNDNSPVFSPSLYEVEFAEENQPGDKVLDVVATDADSGTNAELTYSITGGSVPEGLFEINPNTGEVRVMSQLDREQLDHYQFLVAAVDKGVPSLRGTATVVVKVLDRNDNDPKFMLNGYSFSVQENMPPLSPVGMVTVNDHDEGENAHVQLSVEPDNGKFMIQNGTYTILSTISFDREKESTYSFRLKAVDGGDPPRSSYVGITINVLDENDNAPYVTKPSNSSYKFLDPRTSPETHVEHVEAEDIDIGLNSELEFSITGGNPHGLFRISSEGEITLAKEFTPKHIGLHRLVVRVKDRGSPPRQTTALVHIYVNETIGNVSHVEGLVGHSLYTPLEMDIAGDPDYSRDSHSNILFGILGGFSVVILIIVVAMVIRHVVLKENKSGYQAGKKETKDLYAPKPGPKSNKNKKPKKSKAPKPTNPSEEDEGASLQKGLKFNLMNDSVNDSPRIHLPLNYPPGSPDLGRHYRSNSPLPSIQLQPQSPSASKKHQAVQDLPATNTFVGTGDNNSTGSDQYSEYSYKANPPKYSTKQLPHRRVTFSTANQAQDLQDPSQHSYYDSGLDESETPSSKSSSGPRIGPLALPEDHYERTTPDGSTGEMEHPENGKKRS; from the exons ATGTTCCAAAGTGCCAGTGCGATGTGGTCACAGTGGAGTGCCATGCTAGTGTGGATTGTGCTTCTCCTCTGTTGCTCTGCTAGTGTAGTCAACACCATCATCTACCAGGTGACCGAGGAACAGCCGCCCAACACTCTGATTGGCAGCTTGGCATCTGACCAGGGCCTGCCAGACACTGGTCACCTTTACAAGCTTGAAGTGGGTACTCCTTTCCTTCGTGTGGATGGCAAAACAGGGGATATCTACACCACAGAGACCCCAATCGATCGTGAGACTCTCAAGGACTGTCGCAACCTTTTCGAGGGTGATCCTTGTTTCCTGGAATTCGAGGTGTCTATTACAGACCTGATGAAAGGCACAGGACCTCGGCTTATCGAAGGCCGCATCGAGATCCTGGATGAGAACGACAACACACCTCAGTTCTCTTCACCCGTCCTGACATTGTCGATCCCAGAGAACACACATGTGGGTGCACTTTTTGCAATTCCGGTGGCCAGTGATAAGGATTCCGGAAGCAATGGCATTGCTGATTATGCACTAACAACTGGCCCTGAAGCTGCCAACCTTTTCAGCCTGCAGGTGGCACAAGACTCAGATGAAAAATTGCCACAACTCATTGTATTGGGTAACCTGGACAGAGAGCAGCGAGATTCATATGACCTCAACTTAAAAGTGGTTGATGGCGGCTCCCCACCTCGCCAGAGTAGTGCCCTGCTCAGGATCACCATTGCAGATGCCAACGACAATGTGCCCAAATTTGAGAAGTCACACTATGAGGGTGAGCTGCCAGAAAACAGCCCAGTCGGTCATTCTGTTTTGCAA GTGAAGGCCAATGACTCTGACATGGGGCCCAATGGAGAGGTGACCTACAGCATTCATCAGGCATCACCAGCAGTCCAAAGGCTTCTAAGCATTGACCGTAACACAGGTATGATTTTTGTCAAAGGCTTAGTGGATCGTGAAGAAATTGGCATGCTCAAATTCTATGTCCAGGCTAAAGACAACGGCCCCCAATCCAAGAGCTCCAAAGCCCTTGTGACCATCACAGTTAAAGACCAGAATGACAATGCACCCTCTATCAGAATCCGGGGCATTGGCCTTGTGACACATGAAGATGGTGTGGCTAACATATCAGAGGATATGCCTGTTGGCACAGCTGTGGCTCTTGTGGAGGTATCTGATCGTGATGAGGGTGAGAACGCTGTTGTGACCTGCGTTGTTGCAGGGGATGTCCCATTCCAGCTGCGTTCAGCTAGCGAAACAGGAAATGACCGAAAGAGGAAGTACTTCCTCCAGACAACCACACTTCTGGACTACGAGCGGATCAAAGACTACAGGATCGAAATTGTGGCAGTGGACTCTGGCAACCCTGCACTGTCCAGCACAAACTCTCTGAAGGTGCAAGtgacggacatgaatgataactcCCCAGTCTTCTCACCCTCTTTGTATGAGGTGGAATTTGCAGAGGAGAACCAGCCAGGTGACAAGGTTCTGGATGTAGTAGCCACAGATGCAGACAGTGGAACTAATGCAgagttgacatacagtataactgGTGGATCAGTCCCAGAGGGGCTTTTTGAAATTAACCCTAACACGGGAGAAGTGCGAGTCATGAGCCAGTTGGACCGTGAACAGTTAGATCACTATCAATTTCTAGTTGCAGCTGTTGATaaaggtgtgccaagcttgaGAGGAACAGCCACTGTTGTTGTGAAGGTGCTCGACAGGAATGACAATGATCCTAAATTCATGCTGAATGGTTATAGCTTTTCAGTCCAAGAGAACATGCCACCTCTTAGTCCTGTTGGAATGGTAACAGTTAATGATCACGATGAGGGCGAGAATGCTCATGTTCAACTCTCTGTAGAACCAGACAACGGCAAGTTTATGATTCAAAATGGAACATACACCATCCTTTCAACCATTTCCTTTGACAGGGAAAAGGAAAGCACCTACAGTTTTCGACTTAAAGCTGTCGATGGTGGTGACCCACCACGTTCCTCCTATGTTGGTATTACCATTAATGTTCTTGATGAGAATGACAATGCTCCATATGTCACTAAGCCCTCCAACTCCTCATATAAGTTCTTGGATCCCCGGACGAGCCCGGAAACTCACGTAGAACACGTTGAGGCAGAGGACATTGACATTGGTTTAAATTCCGAACTGGAGTTCAGTATCACAGGGGGTAATCCCCATGGATTGTTCCGTATCTCTTCAGAAGGTGAGATTACATTAGCTAAAGAGTTCACACCCAAACACATTGGTCTCCACCGCTTGGTGGTAAGGGTTAAGGACAGGGGCTCGCCACCACGCCAGACAACTGCACTGGTCCACATCTATGTGAATGAGACAATCGGCAATGTCTCCCATGTTGAAGGACTTGTTGGACACAGTCTGTATACACCACTAGAAATGGACATTGCTGGGGATCCTGATTATTCTCGGGACTCGCATAGTAACATTCTCTTTGGAATCTTGGGTGGCTTTTCAGTAGTCATTCTGATAATTGTGGTGGCAATGGTTATCCGGCATGTAGTGCTAAAGGAGAACAAAAGTGGCTACCAGGCAGGCAAGAAGGAGACCAAAGACCTCTATGCCCCCAAACCAGGGCCTAAGAGTAACAAGAACAAGAAGCCTAAAAAAAGCAAAGCTCCAAAGCCTACCAACCCATCTGAAGAAGATGAGGGAGCAAGTCTTCAGAAAGGATTAAAGTTCAACCTCATGAATGATAGTGTCAATGATAGCCCTAGAATTCATCTGCCACTCAACTATCCCCCTGGGAGCCCAGACCTAGGGAGACACTATCGGTCTAATTCTCCTCTGCCATCCATTCAGCTCcaacctcagtcaccatctgCCTCAAAGAAACACCAGGCAGTGCAGGACCTGCCAGCCACCAACACCTTTGTAGGAACCGGTGACAACAACTCAACAGGCTCAGACCAGTATTCGGAATACAGCTACAAGGCCAACCCTCCAAAATATAGCACCAAACAG
- the LOC127418250 gene encoding protocadherin-1-like isoform X2 has product MFQSASAMWSQWSAMLVWIVLLLCCSASVVNTIIYQVTEEQPPNTLIGSLASDQGLPDTGHLYKLEVGTPFLRVDGKTGDIYTTETPIDRETLKDCRNLFEGDPCFLEFEVSITDLMKGTGPRLIEGRIEILDENDNTPQFSSPVLTLSIPENTHVGALFAIPVASDKDSGSNGIADYALTTGPEAANLFSLQVAQDSDEKLPQLIVLGNLDREQRDSYDLNLKVVDGGSPPRQSSALLRITIADANDNVPKFEKSHYEGELPENSPVGHSVLQVKANDSDMGPNGEVTYSIHQASPAVQRLLSIDRNTGMIFVKGLVDREEIGMLKFYVQAKDNGPQSKSSKALVTITVKDQNDNAPSIRIRGIGLVTHEDGVANISEDMPVGTAVALVEVSDRDEGENAVVTCVVAGDVPFQLRSASETGNDRKRKYFLQTTTLLDYERIKDYRIEIVAVDSGNPALSSTNSLKVQVTDMNDNSPVFSPSLYEVEFAEENQPGDKVLDVVATDADSGTNAELTYSITGGSVPEGLFEINPNTGEVRVMSQLDREQLDHYQFLVAAVDKGVPSLRGTATVVVKVLDRNDNDPKFMLNGYSFSVQENMPPLSPVGMVTVNDHDEGENAHVQLSVEPDNGKFMIQNGTYTILSTISFDREKESTYSFRLKAVDGGDPPRSSYVGITINVLDENDNAPYVTKPSNSSYKFLDPRTSPETHVEHVEAEDIDIGLNSELEFSITGGNPHGLFRISSEGEITLAKEFTPKHIGLHRLVVRVKDRGSPPRQTTALVHIYVNETIGNVSHVEGLVGHSLYTPLEMDIAGDPDYSRDSHSNILFGILGGFSVVILIIVVAMVIRHVVLKENKSGYQAGKKETKDLYAPKPGPKSNKNKKPKKSKAPKPTNPSEEDEGASLQKGLKFNLMNDSVNDSPRIHLPLNYPPGSPDLGRHYRSNSPLPSIQLQPQSPSASKKHQAVQDLPATNTFVGTGDNNSTGSDQYSEYSYKANPPKYSTKQLPHRRVTFSTANQAQDLQDPSQHSYYDSGLDESETPSSKSSSGPRIGPLALPEDHYERTTPDGSTGEMEHPENGAVTGVDQEKGAGQKRLL; this is encoded by the exons ATGTTCCAAAGTGCCAGTGCGATGTGGTCACAGTGGAGTGCCATGCTAGTGTGGATTGTGCTTCTCCTCTGTTGCTCTGCTAGTGTAGTCAACACCATCATCTACCAGGTGACCGAGGAACAGCCGCCCAACACTCTGATTGGCAGCTTGGCATCTGACCAGGGCCTGCCAGACACTGGTCACCTTTACAAGCTTGAAGTGGGTACTCCTTTCCTTCGTGTGGATGGCAAAACAGGGGATATCTACACCACAGAGACCCCAATCGATCGTGAGACTCTCAAGGACTGTCGCAACCTTTTCGAGGGTGATCCTTGTTTCCTGGAATTCGAGGTGTCTATTACAGACCTGATGAAAGGCACAGGACCTCGGCTTATCGAAGGCCGCATCGAGATCCTGGATGAGAACGACAACACACCTCAGTTCTCTTCACCCGTCCTGACATTGTCGATCCCAGAGAACACACATGTGGGTGCACTTTTTGCAATTCCGGTGGCCAGTGATAAGGATTCCGGAAGCAATGGCATTGCTGATTATGCACTAACAACTGGCCCTGAAGCTGCCAACCTTTTCAGCCTGCAGGTGGCACAAGACTCAGATGAAAAATTGCCACAACTCATTGTATTGGGTAACCTGGACAGAGAGCAGCGAGATTCATATGACCTCAACTTAAAAGTGGTTGATGGCGGCTCCCCACCTCGCCAGAGTAGTGCCCTGCTCAGGATCACCATTGCAGATGCCAACGACAATGTGCCCAAATTTGAGAAGTCACACTATGAGGGTGAGCTGCCAGAAAACAGCCCAGTCGGTCATTCTGTTTTGCAA GTGAAGGCCAATGACTCTGACATGGGGCCCAATGGAGAGGTGACCTACAGCATTCATCAGGCATCACCAGCAGTCCAAAGGCTTCTAAGCATTGACCGTAACACAGGTATGATTTTTGTCAAAGGCTTAGTGGATCGTGAAGAAATTGGCATGCTCAAATTCTATGTCCAGGCTAAAGACAACGGCCCCCAATCCAAGAGCTCCAAAGCCCTTGTGACCATCACAGTTAAAGACCAGAATGACAATGCACCCTCTATCAGAATCCGGGGCATTGGCCTTGTGACACATGAAGATGGTGTGGCTAACATATCAGAGGATATGCCTGTTGGCACAGCTGTGGCTCTTGTGGAGGTATCTGATCGTGATGAGGGTGAGAACGCTGTTGTGACCTGCGTTGTTGCAGGGGATGTCCCATTCCAGCTGCGTTCAGCTAGCGAAACAGGAAATGACCGAAAGAGGAAGTACTTCCTCCAGACAACCACACTTCTGGACTACGAGCGGATCAAAGACTACAGGATCGAAATTGTGGCAGTGGACTCTGGCAACCCTGCACTGTCCAGCACAAACTCTCTGAAGGTGCAAGtgacggacatgaatgataactcCCCAGTCTTCTCACCCTCTTTGTATGAGGTGGAATTTGCAGAGGAGAACCAGCCAGGTGACAAGGTTCTGGATGTAGTAGCCACAGATGCAGACAGTGGAACTAATGCAgagttgacatacagtataactgGTGGATCAGTCCCAGAGGGGCTTTTTGAAATTAACCCTAACACGGGAGAAGTGCGAGTCATGAGCCAGTTGGACCGTGAACAGTTAGATCACTATCAATTTCTAGTTGCAGCTGTTGATaaaggtgtgccaagcttgaGAGGAACAGCCACTGTTGTTGTGAAGGTGCTCGACAGGAATGACAATGATCCTAAATTCATGCTGAATGGTTATAGCTTTTCAGTCCAAGAGAACATGCCACCTCTTAGTCCTGTTGGAATGGTAACAGTTAATGATCACGATGAGGGCGAGAATGCTCATGTTCAACTCTCTGTAGAACCAGACAACGGCAAGTTTATGATTCAAAATGGAACATACACCATCCTTTCAACCATTTCCTTTGACAGGGAAAAGGAAAGCACCTACAGTTTTCGACTTAAAGCTGTCGATGGTGGTGACCCACCACGTTCCTCCTATGTTGGTATTACCATTAATGTTCTTGATGAGAATGACAATGCTCCATATGTCACTAAGCCCTCCAACTCCTCATATAAGTTCTTGGATCCCCGGACGAGCCCGGAAACTCACGTAGAACACGTTGAGGCAGAGGACATTGACATTGGTTTAAATTCCGAACTGGAGTTCAGTATCACAGGGGGTAATCCCCATGGATTGTTCCGTATCTCTTCAGAAGGTGAGATTACATTAGCTAAAGAGTTCACACCCAAACACATTGGTCTCCACCGCTTGGTGGTAAGGGTTAAGGACAGGGGCTCGCCACCACGCCAGACAACTGCACTGGTCCACATCTATGTGAATGAGACAATCGGCAATGTCTCCCATGTTGAAGGACTTGTTGGACACAGTCTGTATACACCACTAGAAATGGACATTGCTGGGGATCCTGATTATTCTCGGGACTCGCATAGTAACATTCTCTTTGGAATCTTGGGTGGCTTTTCAGTAGTCATTCTGATAATTGTGGTGGCAATGGTTATCCGGCATGTAGTGCTAAAGGAGAACAAAAGTGGCTACCAGGCAGGCAAGAAGGAGACCAAAGACCTCTATGCCCCCAAACCAGGGCCTAAGAGTAACAAGAACAAGAAGCCTAAAAAAAGCAAAGCTCCAAAGCCTACCAACCCATCTGAAGAAGATGAGGGAGCAAGTCTTCAGAAAGGATTAAAGTTCAACCTCATGAATGATAGTGTCAATGATAGCCCTAGAATTCATCTGCCACTCAACTATCCCCCTGGGAGCCCAGACCTAGGGAGACACTATCGGTCTAATTCTCCTCTGCCATCCATTCAGCTCcaacctcagtcaccatctgCCTCAAAGAAACACCAGGCAGTGCAGGACCTGCCAGCCACCAACACCTTTGTAGGAACCGGTGACAACAACTCAACAGGCTCAGACCAGTATTCGGAATACAGCTACAAGGCCAACCCTCCAAAATATAGCACCAAACAG